Proteins encoded in a region of the Triticum dicoccoides isolate Atlit2015 ecotype Zavitan chromosome 3A, WEW_v2.0, whole genome shotgun sequence genome:
- the LOC119270019 gene encoding DEAD-box ATP-dependent RNA helicase 30-like, producing MNPYADNRYADPSSYRDRRSDLAAAPILAPPVPVAPAQNPYAAPYTPMAAPVGGFGQGGGGYGGGMGYGGRGRGGGGGGPGGFRGGGGRGGSNGRDGLDSLNLPKADFRGLIPFEKSFYVECPAVQAMSDTEVAQYRQLRDITVEGREVPKPIRFFHEANFPDYCMQAIAKSGFVEPTPIQAQGWPMALKGRDVIGIAETGSGKTLSYILPGLVHVGAQPRLEQGDGPIVLILAPTRELAVQIQAEATKFGSYSRTRSTCIYGGAPKGPQIRDLRRGVEIVIATPGRLIDMLEAGHTNLRRVTYLVLDEADRMLDMGFEPQIRKILAQIRPDRQTLYWSATWPREVETLARQFLQNPYKVMIGTAELKANHSIQQIVEVISDHEKYPRLSKLLSDLMDGSRILIFFQTKKECDKVTRQLRMDGWPALSIHGDKAQSERDYVLAEFKNGKSPIMAATDVAARGLDVKDIKCVINFDFPTTIEDYIHRIGRTGRAGATGMAFTFFTHSNAKYSRNLVKILREAGQVVNPALEAMSKSAGSMGGGGNFRSRGRGGFGGGGYGGNRSGSNSIPVRRRY from the exons ATGAATCCCTACGCCGACAACCGCTACGCCGACCCCTCCTCCTACCGCGACAGGCGCAG CGACCTTGCCGCGGCCCCTATACTCGCCCCGCCCGTCCCCGTGGCCCCCGCCCAGAACCCCTACGCCGCGCCGTACACGCCCATGGCCGCCCCCGTCGGCGGCTTCGGCCAGGGCGGCGGAGGCTACGGCGGTGGCATGGGATACGGCGGTAGAGGtagaggcggcggtggcggtggaccagGTGGCTTCCGTGGCGGCGGTGGCAGAGGAGGCAGCAACGGGAGGGACGGGCTCGACTCGCTCAACCTGCCCAAGGCGGACTTCCGGGGCCTTATACCGTTCGAGAAGAGCTTCTACGTGGAGTGCCCCGCCGTGCAGGCTATGTCGGACACGGAGGTGGCGCAGTACCGTCAGCTCCGGGACATCACCGTGGAGGGCCGGGAGGTGCCCAAGCCTATCCGCTTCTTCCATGAAGCTAACTTTCCAG ATTACTGCATGCAAGCAATTGCTAAGTCCGGATTTGTGGAGCCAACGCCTATCCAAGCTCAGGGTTGGCCGATGGCCTTGAAGGGCAGGGACGTGATTGGTATTGCAGAAACTGGATCTGGGAAAACACTATCTTACATACTACCTGGTTTGGTTCATGTTGGTGCACAGCCTCGACTAG AACAAGGTGATGGCCCGATTGTCTTGATCCTTGCTCCAACAAGAGAACTGGCTGTCCAAATACAGGCAGAAGCTACAAAATTTGGATCATACTCGAGAACTAGAAGCACATGTATCTATGGTGGAGCACCTAAGGGACCACAAATACGTGACCTAAGGAGAG GAGTTGAAATTGTCATTGCAACACCTGGCCGGTTGATAGATATGCTGGAAGCTGGTCACACAAACCTACGTCGGGTTACATACCTTGTCCTGGATGAGGCAGATCGTATGCTCGATATGGGTTTTGAACCTCAGATTCGAAAAATATTGGCACAA ATCCGTCCGGACAGACAAACCTTGTACTGGAGTGCCACGTGGCCGAGAGAAGTTGAAACGCTGGCTAGACAATTTCTACAAAACCCTTACAAG GTAATGATAGGAACAGCTGAACTTAAAGCTAACCATTCCATACAGCAAATTGTTGAAGTTATCTCGGATCATGAAAAATATCCCAG GCTAAGTAAACTTTTATCTGATCTGATGGACGGGAGCCGAATCTTGATATTTTTTCAAACAAAAAAGGAATGTGATAAGGTCACTCGGCAACTTAGAATGGACGGATGGCCAGCATTATCTATACATGGTGATAAAGCTCAGTCTGAAAGGGACTATGTTCTGGCAGAGTTTAAGAATGGGAAGAGTCCTATAATGGCTGCCACAGATGTAGCGGCACGTGGTCTTG ATGTGAAGGATATTAAGTGTGTGATTAATTTTGATTTCCCGACAACTATCGAGGATTATATTCATAGGATAGGTCGCACTGGCCGTGCCGGTGCTACCGGGATGGCATTCACGTTCTTCACACATTCCAATGCAAAATATTCAAGGAATCTCGTTAAGATCTTGCGCGAAGCTGGGCAGGTTGTGAATCCAGCGTTAGAAGCTATGTCCAAGTCTGCTGGTTCTATGGGAGGAG GAGGTAATTTCCGGTCAAGGGGCCGAGGTGGGTTTGGTGGTGGTGGGTATGGTGGTAACCGTTCTGGATCAAATTCCATTCCAGTACGTAGAAGATACTAA